In a genomic window of Streptomyces noursei ATCC 11455:
- the ppdK gene encoding pyruvate, phosphate dikinase produces the protein MPETQDPHVSQSSSVKFVYDFTEGNKDLKDLLGGKGANLAEMTNLGLPVPPGFTITTEACKVYLESGSEPAALRAEVSEHLDALERRMSKKLGQADDPLLVSVRSGAKFSMPGMMDTVLNIGLSDASVSGLATQAGDERFAWDSYRRLIQMFGKTVLGVDGELFEEALENAKHTKGVTVDVDLDAADLRALVDNFKQIVTKETGRDFPQDPREQMDLAVRAVFDSWNTDRAKLYRRQERIPGDLGTAVNVCSMVFGNLGPDSGTGVAFTRDPASGHQGVYGDYLQNAQGEDVVAGIRNTVPLAELESIDKASYDELMQIMETLETHYKDLCDIEFTIERGKLWMLQTRVGKRTAGAAFRIATQLVDQGLIDEAEALQRVTGGQLAQLMFPRFDLDAKSELIGRGIAASPGAAVGKAVFDSYTAVKWSRSGEKVILIRRETNPDDLNGMIAAEGILTSRGGKTSHAAVVARGMGKTCVCGAEELEVDTKTRRLTTKDGTVIEEGDVVSIDGSTGKVYAGEVPVVPSPVVEYFEGRMHAGAEDADELVKAVHRIMAYADRVRRLRVRANADNAEDAARARRFGAQGIGLCRTEHMFLGERREMVERLILADTDADKEAALAELLPLQKADFTELFEAMDGLPVTVRLLDPPLHEFLPDITDLSVRVALAEARQEPHENDLRLLQAVHKLHEQNPMLGLRGVRLGLVIPGLFAMQVRAIAEAAAERKNAKGDPRAEIMIPLVGTVQELEIVREEAEQVIAEVEQARGVNLKLTLGTMIELPRAALTAGQIAESADFFSFGTNDLTQTVWGFSRDDVEASFFTAYLEKGIFGVSPFETIDKDGVGSLVRSAAAAGRATRPDLKLGVCGEHGGDPDSVHFFHEVGLDYVSCSPFRIPVARLEAGRAAAESQGSDSR, from the coding sequence GTGCCGGAAACACAAGATCCCCACGTAAGCCAGTCTTCTTCCGTGAAGTTCGTCTACGACTTCACCGAGGGCAACAAGGACCTCAAGGACCTCCTCGGCGGCAAGGGCGCCAACCTTGCGGAGATGACCAACCTGGGGCTTCCCGTCCCGCCCGGCTTCACGATCACCACCGAAGCCTGCAAGGTCTACCTGGAGAGCGGCAGCGAGCCCGCGGCACTGCGTGCCGAGGTCTCCGAGCACCTCGACGCCCTTGAGCGGCGTATGAGCAAGAAGCTCGGTCAGGCCGACGACCCCCTGCTGGTATCGGTGCGTTCCGGGGCGAAGTTCTCCATGCCCGGCATGATGGACACCGTCCTCAACATCGGCCTCTCCGATGCGTCGGTTTCCGGCCTCGCCACGCAGGCCGGCGACGAGCGTTTCGCGTGGGACTCCTACCGCCGCCTCATCCAGATGTTCGGCAAGACCGTGCTGGGCGTCGACGGCGAGCTCTTCGAGGAGGCCCTGGAGAACGCCAAGCACACCAAGGGCGTCACCGTCGACGTGGACCTGGACGCCGCCGACCTGCGCGCGCTGGTCGACAACTTCAAGCAGATCGTCACCAAGGAGACCGGCCGGGACTTCCCGCAGGACCCCCGCGAGCAGATGGACCTCGCCGTCCGCGCGGTCTTCGACTCCTGGAACACCGACCGCGCCAAGCTCTACCGCCGCCAGGAGCGCATCCCCGGCGACCTCGGCACCGCGGTCAACGTCTGCTCCATGGTCTTCGGCAACCTCGGCCCCGACTCCGGCACCGGCGTCGCCTTCACCCGCGACCCGGCCAGCGGCCACCAGGGCGTCTACGGCGACTACCTGCAGAACGCGCAGGGCGAGGACGTCGTCGCCGGCATCCGCAACACGGTCCCGCTCGCGGAACTGGAGTCGATCGACAAGGCGTCGTACGACGAGCTGATGCAGATCATGGAGACGCTCGAAACGCACTACAAGGACCTGTGCGACATCGAGTTCACCATCGAGCGCGGCAAGCTGTGGATGCTGCAGACCCGGGTCGGCAAGCGCACCGCCGGTGCCGCCTTCCGGATCGCCACCCAGCTCGTCGACCAGGGCCTGATCGACGAGGCCGAGGCCCTCCAGCGGGTCACCGGCGGGCAGCTGGCGCAGCTGATGTTCCCCCGCTTCGACCTGGACGCCAAGTCCGAGCTGATCGGCCGCGGCATCGCCGCCTCCCCGGGCGCGGCGGTCGGCAAGGCCGTCTTCGACTCCTACACGGCCGTCAAGTGGTCCCGCTCCGGCGAGAAGGTCATCCTGATCCGCCGCGAGACCAACCCCGACGACCTCAACGGCATGATCGCCGCCGAGGGCATCCTCACCTCCCGCGGCGGCAAGACCTCGCACGCCGCCGTCGTCGCCCGCGGCATGGGCAAGACCTGTGTCTGCGGCGCCGAGGAGCTGGAGGTCGACACCAAGACCCGCAGGCTGACCACCAAGGACGGCACCGTCATCGAGGAAGGTGACGTCGTCTCCATCGACGGCTCCACCGGCAAGGTCTACGCCGGTGAGGTCCCGGTCGTGCCGTCCCCGGTCGTCGAGTACTTCGAGGGCCGGATGCACGCCGGCGCCGAGGACGCCGACGAGCTGGTCAAGGCCGTCCACCGGATCATGGCGTACGCGGACCGGGTCCGCCGCCTGCGCGTCCGGGCCAACGCCGACAACGCCGAGGACGCCGCCCGCGCCCGCCGGTTCGGCGCCCAGGGCATCGGCCTGTGCCGCACCGAGCACATGTTCCTCGGTGAGCGCCGGGAGATGGTCGAGCGGCTGATCCTGGCCGACACCGACGCCGACAAGGAAGCCGCCCTCGCCGAACTGCTGCCGCTCCAGAAGGCCGACTTCACCGAGCTGTTCGAGGCGATGGACGGCCTGCCGGTGACGGTCCGCCTGCTCGACCCGCCGCTGCACGAGTTCCTGCCCGACATCACCGACCTCTCGGTCCGGGTCGCGCTCGCCGAGGCCCGCCAGGAGCCGCACGAGAACGACCTCCGGCTCCTCCAGGCCGTGCACAAGCTGCACGAGCAGAACCCGATGCTGGGTCTGCGCGGCGTCCGCCTCGGCCTGGTCATCCCCGGCCTGTTCGCCATGCAGGTACGGGCCATCGCCGAGGCCGCCGCCGAGCGCAAGAACGCCAAGGGCGACCCGCGGGCCGAGATCATGATCCCGCTGGTCGGCACCGTCCAGGAGCTGGAGATCGTCCGCGAGGAGGCCGAGCAGGTCATCGCCGAGGTCGAGCAGGCCCGCGGGGTCAACCTCAAGCTCACCCTCGGCACCATGATCGAGCTGCCCCGCGCCGCCCTCACGGCCGGTCAGATCGCCGAGTCCGCGGACTTCTTCTCCTTCGGCACCAACGACCTGACCCAGACCGTCTGGGGCTTCTCCCGGGACGACGTGGAGGCCAGCTTCTTCACCGCCTACCTGGAGAAGGGCATCTTCGGCGTCAGCCCCTTCGAGACCATCGACAAGGACGGCGTCGGCTCCCTGGTCCGCAGCGCCGCGGCGGCCGGTCGGGCCACCCGCCCCGACCTCAAGCTCGGTGTCTGCGGCGAGCACGGCGGCGACCCGGACTCGGTCCACTTCTTCCACGAGGTCGGCCTGGACTACGTCTCCTGCTCCCCGTTCCGCATCCCGGTCGCACGGCTGGAAGCGGGCCGGGCGGCGGCCGAATCCCAGGGCAGCGACAGCCGCTGA
- a CDS encoding helix-turn-helix transcriptional regulator → MDISRLPTEARQRRRAEIRAFLRSRRARVTPAEVGMPAGGGRRTSGLRREEVAVLAGVGVSWYTWLEQGREINVSGEVLDAIARVLRLDPSERAHLYLLAGLNPPPVDVGTDTGPAVVPDALRRVVDGWLPRPAYLIDRHWNFVAVNDAARAVFGYGVRDHNCLVSFFTSAATRSSLCHWQDAARAIVGQFRADAARYPDDPWFGRLAADMCAASPAFADLWAEHQVGSAAQGLKALRHDAVGELVFEYTTLPLPDLPGHRLMLYTPAPGGDTGARLARLLETGGAVGAEAGARS, encoded by the coding sequence ATGGACATCTCGCGACTTCCCACCGAGGCACGGCAGCGGCGGCGTGCCGAGATCAGGGCGTTCCTGCGGTCGCGGCGGGCGCGGGTGACGCCCGCCGAGGTGGGGATGCCGGCCGGTGGCGGGCGTCGTACCAGCGGGCTGCGGCGGGAGGAGGTCGCGGTGCTCGCCGGGGTCGGGGTCTCCTGGTACACGTGGCTGGAGCAGGGGCGCGAGATCAACGTCTCGGGCGAGGTGCTGGACGCCATCGCGCGGGTGCTGCGGTTGGACCCGTCCGAGCGCGCGCATCTGTACCTGCTGGCCGGGCTCAACCCGCCGCCGGTGGACGTCGGGACGGACACCGGGCCGGCGGTGGTGCCGGACGCGCTGCGGCGGGTGGTGGACGGGTGGCTGCCGCGGCCGGCGTATCTGATCGACCGGCACTGGAACTTCGTGGCGGTCAACGACGCCGCGCGTGCCGTGTTCGGGTACGGCGTGAGGGATCACAACTGCCTGGTCAGTTTCTTCACGAGTGCGGCGACGCGGTCGTCGTTGTGCCACTGGCAGGACGCGGCGCGCGCCATCGTCGGGCAGTTCCGGGCGGATGCCGCGCGGTACCCCGACGACCCGTGGTTCGGTCGGCTCGCCGCCGACATGTGCGCCGCCAGCCCGGCCTTCGCCGACCTGTGGGCGGAGCACCAAGTGGGCAGTGCCGCCCAGGGGTTGAAGGCGCTGCGGCACGACGCGGTGGGGGAGTTGGTGTTCGAGTACACGACGTTGCCGCTGCCGGATCTGCCGGGGCACCGGCTGATGCTCTACACGCCCGCGCCGGGCGGGGACACGGGCGCGCGGCTGGCCCGGCTGTTGGAGACGGGCGGGGCGGTCGGCGCGGAGGCCGGGGCGCGGTCGTAG
- a CDS encoding GNAT family N-acetyltransferase gives MTHPEALTVVRLDGPTAEKAEGDFTLVYAEVFAEPPYCETEDDVAATFRRFRSQTRKRAFRAALARTPDGTPVGMAYGCPLGPKTGWWDSLTEPVSDEMRREDGHRTFGLMELAVRLPWRRCGIARQLHESLLEGIEAERVVLNVHPASEAARAAYRSWGYRKVGDARPWAGADLHDVMVLDVPHPPM, from the coding sequence GTGACCCACCCCGAAGCCCTCACCGTCGTACGCCTGGACGGCCCGACCGCTGAGAAGGCCGAAGGTGACTTCACGCTCGTCTACGCCGAGGTATTCGCCGAGCCGCCCTACTGCGAGACCGAGGACGACGTCGCGGCCACCTTCCGGCGTTTCCGCTCCCAGACACGGAAACGCGCCTTCCGGGCTGCCCTGGCCCGCACACCCGACGGCACGCCCGTGGGCATGGCCTACGGCTGCCCCCTCGGGCCGAAGACGGGCTGGTGGGACTCGCTCACCGAGCCCGTGTCCGACGAGATGCGCCGCGAGGACGGCCACCGCACCTTCGGCCTGATGGAGCTGGCCGTACGCCTGCCGTGGCGCCGGTGCGGCATCGCGCGCCAGCTGCACGAATCGCTCCTTGAAGGGATCGAGGCCGAGCGCGTGGTGCTCAACGTCCATCCAGCGAGTGAGGCAGCGCGGGCGGCCTACCGATCGTGGGGCTACCGCAAGGTCGGTGATGCTCGCCCGTGGGCTGGTGCCGATCTCCACGACGTCATGGTTCTCGACGTGCCCCACCCGCCGATGTAG
- a CDS encoding tyrosine-type recombinase/integrase yields the protein MGSPLRVPEGTTLHDLRHFFASVLIKHGATVKKVQRLLGHAEPSITWDLYVHLWEDDEDDTADIIDAVLV from the coding sequence GTGGGGTCGCCACTCCGCGTCCCCGAGGGCACCACGCTGCACGACCTACGGCACTTCTTCGCTTCCGTGCTGATCAAGCACGGGGCTACAGTGAAGAAGGTTCAGCGGCTCCTCGGCCATGCGGAGCCCTCGATCACGTGGGACCTCTACGTGCATCTGTGGGAGGACGACGAGGACGACACCGCGGACATCATCGACGCGGTTCTGGTGTGA
- a CDS encoding TauD/TfdA dioxygenase family protein, which translates to MTTRTDAPSAPTPALRPHRIPADGLHEGRRILRRTPDGWRDRPYELFEVVPQAATIGAEIRGLDLSRPLSTALRAELNRALLEWKVLFFRGQHLTSAAQRQFAANWGQLETNPLLARGDSKEVVRFDKAAGGVPTFENVWHTDVTFRARPAMGAVLQLREVPPSGGDTLWADMAAAYDNLPPKIRARMNNARAVHDYLPGFSRFYPPAQLARFQAEFPPVEHPVVRRHPETGRRMLFVNASFTTRIVGLPEAESDRLLRLLFQQAHVPEFQVRFRWRAGDVAFWDNRATQHYAVFDYGARRRVAERVAIAGDRPY; encoded by the coding sequence TTGACCACCCGCACCGACGCCCCTTCCGCCCCCACGCCCGCACTGCGCCCCCACCGCATCCCCGCCGACGGGCTCCACGAGGGCCGGCGGATCCTGCGCCGCACCCCGGACGGCTGGCGGGACCGGCCCTACGAGCTGTTCGAGGTCGTCCCGCAGGCCGCCACCATCGGGGCCGAGATCCGGGGGCTGGATCTGTCGCGTCCGCTGTCCACGGCGCTGCGCGCGGAGCTGAACCGGGCGCTGCTGGAGTGGAAGGTGCTGTTCTTCCGCGGACAGCACCTGACCTCCGCCGCACAACGTCAATTCGCCGCCAATTGGGGGCAGTTGGAGACCAACCCGCTGCTGGCCCGGGGCGACTCGAAGGAGGTGGTGAGGTTTGACAAGGCGGCCGGAGGCGTGCCGACGTTCGAGAACGTATGGCACACGGACGTAACCTTCCGCGCGCGGCCGGCGATGGGTGCGGTGTTGCAGCTCCGCGAGGTCCCGCCGTCGGGCGGGGACACCCTGTGGGCCGACATGGCAGCGGCCTATGACAATTTGCCGCCGAAAATCCGGGCACGGATGAATAACGCGCGAGCGGTCCACGACTATCTCCCGGGGTTCTCCCGCTTCTACCCACCGGCTCAACTCGCGCGATTCCAGGCGGAGTTCCCGCCGGTGGAGCATCCGGTGGTGCGCCGGCACCCGGAGACCGGGCGGCGGATGCTGTTTGTGAACGCATCCTTCACCACCCGGATCGTGGGACTGCCGGAGGCGGAGAGCGACCGGCTGCTACGGCTGCTGTTCCAGCAGGCGCACGTACCGGAGTTCCAGGTGCGGTTCCGCTGGCGGGCCGGGGACGTCGCGTTCTGGGACAACCGCGCCACCCAGCACTACGCGGTGTTCGACTACGGCGCGCGGCGGCGGGTCGCGGAGCGGGTGGCGATCGCCGGGGACCGGCCGTACTAG
- a CDS encoding SDR family NAD(P)-dependent oxidoreductase, with translation MERFTNKTVLITGGATGIGLATARRLLEEGAYVVLAGRRPERLDAAARALDADGGRVAAVPADVAEPADLDRLMRRIETWRGGLNAVFANAGVGVFGPSGQLGADDLDRMFDVNVKGVFRTVQKALPLMGDGGAVVLNASWTLHRGLPVAAAYAASKAAVHNLARTFAAELAPAGIRVNSVSPGYIDTEMYRAANPGPDAEARDAAQVPLGALGHPDEVAAAVAFLASDDAAYITGQDLVVDGGLVAAVPTGAEK, from the coding sequence ATGGAGCGATTCACCAACAAGACCGTCCTGATCACGGGCGGTGCCACCGGCATCGGCCTGGCCACCGCCCGCCGCCTGCTGGAGGAGGGCGCGTACGTCGTCCTGGCCGGCCGCCGGCCGGAGCGGCTGGACGCGGCGGCGCGCGCCCTCGACGCCGACGGCGGCCGGGTGGCGGCGGTCCCCGCCGACGTCGCCGAACCCGCCGACCTGGACCGGCTGATGCGGCGTATCGAGACCTGGCGCGGCGGGCTGAACGCGGTCTTCGCCAATGCCGGCGTCGGCGTCTTCGGGCCGAGCGGGCAGCTGGGCGCGGACGACCTAGACCGGATGTTCGACGTCAACGTGAAGGGGGTCTTCCGGACCGTTCAGAAGGCGTTGCCGCTGATGGGGGACGGCGGCGCGGTCGTGCTCAACGCCTCCTGGACCCTGCACCGCGGGCTGCCGGTCGCCGCGGCCTACGCCGCGAGCAAGGCGGCGGTGCACAACCTGGCCCGCACCTTCGCCGCGGAACTCGCCCCGGCCGGCATCCGCGTCAACTCCGTCAGCCCCGGTTACATCGACACCGAGATGTACCGCGCCGCCAACCCCGGGCCGGACGCCGAGGCCCGGGACGCCGCGCAGGTGCCGCTGGGCGCTCTGGGCCACCCCGACGAGGTCGCCGCGGCGGTGGCCTTCCTGGCGTCCGACGACGCCGCGTACATCACCGGGCAGGACCTCGTCGTCGACGGTGGGCTGGTCGCGGCGGTGCCGACGGGGGCGGAGAAGTGA
- a CDS encoding class IV adenylate cyclase, which translates to MHTIEYEAKALGIDPDAMAERIKAAGGSFQGERLMRRYVYDTVPPVNGRWVRLRDSGGAVTLCVKTISSDEIDGTRETETTVGSFEDAHALLGLMGLTHRGYQENRRSSWLLDGVRLEIDAWPRIPPYLEIEGDTEEQVWATAERLSLSRSNLTSENTTKVFARYGIDLDSISELRFA; encoded by the coding sequence ATGCACACCATCGAGTACGAAGCGAAAGCGCTGGGGATCGATCCGGATGCCATGGCCGAGCGCATCAAGGCGGCCGGGGGAAGCTTCCAGGGCGAGCGTCTTATGCGCCGCTACGTGTACGACACTGTCCCCCCGGTGAACGGGCGCTGGGTGCGGCTGCGGGACTCCGGCGGCGCGGTGACCCTGTGCGTGAAGACGATCAGCTCGGACGAGATCGACGGCACCCGGGAGACCGAAACGACGGTCGGCTCGTTCGAGGACGCGCACGCGCTGCTCGGGCTCATGGGGCTCACGCACCGCGGCTATCAGGAGAACCGGCGCTCGTCCTGGCTGCTGGACGGGGTGCGGCTGGAGATCGACGCATGGCCGCGCATCCCGCCTTACCTGGAGATCGAGGGCGACACCGAAGAACAGGTGTGGGCGACCGCCGAACGCCTTTCCCTCTCCCGATCCAACCTGACCAGCGAGAACACGACGAAGGTGTTCGCGCGGTACGGGATCGATCTCGATTCGATCAGCGAACTTCGCTTCGCCTAG
- a CDS encoding ArsR/SmtB family transcription factor — MNGEARLLAPLVPSRGYFPDFLTPAEGLLGMDEALAALRETPAARLHAELARLAPAAGRPLPAWIRAMADGETRSLGRLAGILQRYHDAAVAPYWHRVQSRIEADRAARGRALLDGGADRLLTSLPPMMRWRAPVLEAEYPVDRDLYLGGRGLLLLPSYFCRRTPVTFYDPDLTPVLVYPVEHPAPRLTPQVPAARSLGRLVGQTRSAILQGIGVGCTTSELARRVDVSLASASQHATVLRDAGLLSTLRQGNAVLHTLTPLGAALLRGGAQLDGTTAS, encoded by the coding sequence TTGAATGGCGAAGCGCGTCTGCTGGCGCCGCTGGTGCCCAGTCGGGGCTATTTCCCTGATTTCCTGACGCCCGCCGAGGGCCTGCTCGGCATGGACGAGGCGCTCGCCGCGCTGCGCGAGACCCCGGCCGCGCGGCTGCACGCCGAACTCGCCCGGCTGGCGCCCGCCGCGGGCCGTCCGCTACCCGCGTGGATACGTGCCATGGCCGACGGCGAGACCCGCTCGCTGGGCCGGCTCGCCGGGATACTCCAGCGGTACCACGACGCGGCCGTCGCCCCGTACTGGCACCGCGTGCAGAGCCGCATAGAGGCCGACCGGGCGGCCCGCGGCCGGGCTCTGCTGGACGGCGGCGCGGACCGGCTGCTGACGTCGCTGCCGCCGATGATGCGCTGGCGCGCGCCGGTGCTGGAGGCCGAGTACCCGGTCGACCGGGACCTGTACCTCGGCGGTCGGGGGCTGCTCCTGCTGCCCTCGTACTTCTGCCGCCGCACCCCGGTCACGTTCTACGACCCGGACCTGACGCCCGTCCTGGTGTACCCGGTCGAGCACCCGGCCCCGCGCCTGACCCCGCAGGTCCCGGCCGCCCGCTCGCTGGGGCGCCTGGTGGGCCAGACCCGCTCGGCGATACTGCAGGGCATCGGCGTCGGCTGCACCACCAGCGAACTCGCCCGCCGGGTCGACGTCTCGCTGGCCTCCGCCAGCCAGCACGCCACCGTCCTGCGGGACGCCGGCCTGCTGTCCACCCTGCGCCAGGGCAACGCGGTGCTGCACACCCTGACGCCGCTGGGCGCCGCCCTGCTGCGCGGCGGCGCCCAACTGGACGGGACGACGGCGTCCTAG
- a CDS encoding MFS transporter — translation MLLTLVILPTSVTGSGVALPHIGRDTGAPLDTLQWVVHAYNLAFACAMLACGSLADLLGRRRLFAAGAALFAGASLASAAGVGVLLLDVLRALAGVGAAALLTSGSSILATAFEGAARTRVFAAVGIATGGGLALGATVAGTLADTVGWRWFFAAHGVLMVVVLCAVPGMPESRRANASGLDVPGTAAFVGGLFLLMLGMVEGPQWGWGSPRVLGMLAGAVLLAVVFVRVERRSRHPMLDLGLLRNRRFLALCLIPVAVSCSFVILLPLLPNYLTVVDGMTSRAAGGVLLLMTAPVLLAPPLAGRLIARGLSQRAVFTLSLACLTLGVAGLAVVLRPGAGVGALAAPLLVLGVGLGLNFGLVDGAVLTVVAPDATGTAAGLLNTLRLGSEAVAIAAAGAALTGLTRLQLHDGLPRFPAYREGAAALANSVNAGDLSGPAAAVPAAVRPGFTAFAAQGFTTAWQFVLGVAAVLCAVLWLVIHRMLAPVAAVPSGPVPADARTEPGTEPGVASAGGRPAGRAG, via the coding sequence GTGCTGCTGACGCTGGTGATCCTGCCGACCTCGGTCACCGGGTCCGGGGTGGCGCTGCCGCACATCGGCCGGGACACCGGAGCGCCGCTGGACACCCTCCAGTGGGTGGTGCACGCCTACAACCTCGCCTTCGCCTGCGCCATGCTCGCCTGCGGCTCGCTGGCCGATCTCCTGGGCCGGCGCCGGCTGTTCGCGGCCGGGGCGGCGCTGTTCGCGGGCGCCTCGCTGGCGAGCGCCGCCGGGGTGGGCGTGCTGCTGCTCGACGTACTGCGGGCGCTGGCCGGCGTCGGCGCCGCCGCCCTGCTGACCAGTGGCAGCTCGATCCTGGCCACCGCCTTCGAGGGCGCCGCCCGCACCCGGGTGTTCGCCGCGGTCGGCATCGCCACCGGCGGTGGCCTCGCGCTGGGCGCCACGGTCGCCGGCACCCTCGCCGACACGGTGGGGTGGCGCTGGTTCTTCGCCGCCCACGGCGTGTTGATGGTGGTCGTGCTGTGCGCGGTGCCCGGCATGCCGGAGTCGCGCCGGGCGAACGCGAGCGGTCTCGACGTGCCGGGCACCGCGGCCTTCGTCGGTGGCCTGTTCCTGTTGATGCTGGGCATGGTGGAGGGGCCGCAGTGGGGGTGGGGCAGCCCGCGGGTGCTGGGCATGCTGGCCGGAGCGGTGCTGCTGGCGGTGGTGTTCGTCCGGGTGGAACGGCGCAGCCGGCACCCGATGCTCGACCTGGGGCTGCTGCGCAACCGCCGCTTCCTGGCGTTGTGCCTGATCCCGGTGGCGGTCTCCTGCTCGTTCGTGATCCTGCTGCCGCTGCTGCCCAACTACCTGACGGTCGTGGACGGGATGACCAGCCGGGCCGCGGGCGGGGTGCTGCTGCTGATGACCGCGCCCGTGCTGCTCGCCCCGCCGCTGGCCGGCCGGCTGATCGCCCGGGGGTTGTCGCAGCGCGCCGTGTTCACGCTCAGCCTGGCCTGTCTGACGCTGGGCGTCGCCGGGCTCGCCGTCGTCCTGCGCCCGGGGGCCGGGGTGGGTGCGCTGGCCGCGCCGCTGCTCGTCCTCGGGGTGGGCCTGGGGCTCAACTTCGGCCTGGTCGACGGGGCGGTGCTGACGGTCGTCGCACCGGACGCCACCGGCACCGCCGCCGGCCTGCTCAACACCCTCCGGCTGGGCAGCGAGGCGGTCGCCATCGCCGCCGCCGGCGCCGCGCTGACCGGCCTGACCCGGCTGCAACTGCATGACGGGCTGCCGCGCTTCCCCGCCTACCGGGAGGGCGCCGCGGCCCTCGCCAACAGCGTCAACGCCGGTGACCTGAGCGGCCCGGCCGCGGCGGTGCCGGCGGCCGTCCGGCCCGGCTTCACGGCGTTCGCCGCCCAGGGGTTCACCACCGCCTGGCAGTTCGTGCTCGGCGTCGCCGCGGTGCTGTGTGCGGTGTTGTGGCTGGTGATCCATCGGATGTTGGCACCGGTTGCGGCGGTGCCGTCCGGGCCGGTTCCGGCCGATGCCCGGACCGAGCCCGGGACCGAGCCCGGGGTTGCCTCCGCGGGCGGTCGTCCGGCGGGGAGGGCGGGGTAG
- a CDS encoding radical SAM protein, with protein sequence MTDIDTNHLPVTVVPDRTLRVKIIDACGLACTFCHNEGTPVTTDNLGREAGQFTGAPGRSGRVSIYLATNGASFLPERIKADSDFALALAAVRGSLPTTEVHFTGGEPTLHPELPALVRIARRLGLTVGLTSNGENGAAVLPECAAAGLDRINLSVFGTTPEELAAVQAPRLASPKLAARKLDALAATIDTASRHGVKVSANIVIPDHDHVARVLRIIEEHGRVVTVRMLVNLEDDGASLAAMQEVVDNLGAVPVRRIVTAGASDQRTRYRLPDGRTLYAKSIRPVRLPDTCAGCRFNNDRDCQEGYYGVRMYRAENGPFMVGVCIQRMDLCLTLGEFVMSQRCAEVRDFREEEMARLTALHKPAAVAR encoded by the coding sequence ATGACCGACATCGACACGAACCACCTACCGGTCACGGTGGTGCCGGACCGGACCCTGCGCGTCAAGATCATTGATGCCTGCGGACTCGCCTGCACCTTCTGTCACAACGAAGGCACCCCGGTCACGACCGACAACCTCGGCCGCGAGGCCGGGCAGTTCACGGGCGCGCCCGGTCGTTCCGGTCGGGTCTCGATCTACCTCGCAACGAACGGTGCAAGCTTCCTGCCGGAGCGGATCAAGGCTGATTCGGACTTTGCCCTGGCCCTGGCGGCAGTGCGCGGCAGCCTCCCGACAACCGAGGTTCATTTCACGGGCGGGGAGCCCACTCTGCACCCGGAGTTGCCGGCGCTCGTCCGTATCGCGCGTCGGCTCGGCCTGACGGTTGGGCTTACCAGCAACGGTGAGAACGGAGCGGCCGTTCTGCCAGAGTGTGCAGCGGCCGGGCTCGACCGGATCAACCTGTCCGTATTCGGTACGACGCCCGAGGAACTTGCCGCCGTCCAGGCGCCGCGCCTCGCTTCACCGAAGCTGGCGGCGCGGAAGCTGGACGCTCTCGCCGCCACGATCGACACCGCCTCCCGGCACGGGGTGAAGGTATCGGCGAACATCGTGATCCCGGACCATGACCACGTGGCACGGGTGCTCCGCATCATCGAGGAACACGGACGGGTCGTCACCGTACGGATGCTCGTCAACCTGGAGGACGACGGGGCGTCCCTCGCCGCCATGCAAGAGGTAGTGGACAACCTTGGGGCGGTTCCGGTCCGCCGCATTGTCACCGCCGGCGCGTCCGACCAGCGCACCCGCTACCGGCTCCCCGACGGCCGGACGCTGTACGCGAAGAGCATCCGTCCCGTTCGGCTGCCGGACACCTGCGCAGGGTGCCGGTTCAACAACGACCGGGACTGCCAGGAGGGGTACTACGGCGTGCGCATGTACCGGGCGGAGAACGGCCCCTTCATGGTCGGCGTGTGCATCCAACGCATGGACCTGTGCCTGACGTTGGGCGAGTTCGTGATGAGCCAGCGCTGTGCCGAAGTCCGGGACTTCCGGGAGGAGGAAATGGCGCGGCTCACGGCTCTCCACAAGCCGGCCGCGGTGGCACGCTGA